ttaTGTATACTGATTTTTCGTTTTCTCATATATTTAGGTGCCTGAGTGCATCGACAAACTCGCACAAGCTGGGATCAAGTTGTGGGTTTTGACGGGCGACAAGATGGAGACCGCCATCAATATTGGGTTAGTCCGTAGATTCTAATTTCGCATgcatttcaattttctttttttctatttttgcgaCCATTTTTTTGTATCCTTTTATTCTGATTTTCTTCGTTTCGAATTTTACAGCTTCGCCTGTAGCCTTCTGAGGCAAGGAATGAAGCAGATAATTATCACTTTGGAAACACCGGATATAATTGCTTTAGAGAAAAGCGGGAACAAAGAAGCCGTCGCCAAGGTAATCAACATTTCCAGTGCTCTTCGAGAAAGCTACTCATATAATAAACCTCGTAATTTTTAGGGTTGCGATATTACTGACGACTGAGAATACTCGAGAAGCACTTTTTGACATAGAAGCTTTTTTCCCCCCCTCCTTTTTTGGCGTTGTAGGCATCGAAGGAGAGTGTTGTGCGGCAAATAAACGAGGGGCAGAAGCTCGTTAGCTCGTCATCTGATTCTTCTTTCGCTCTGATCATCGATGGGAAGTCACTTACTTACGCTCTCGAAGATGATGCTAAAAACTCGTTCCTACAACTTGCGATTAGCTGTGGATCAGTAATATGCTGCCGTTCTTCGCCCAAACAAAAAGCTCTCGTAAGTTCACtacgattattattattattgagtaAAGCTGTTTAAAGAAGCACTAATAGCCTTTTCATTAGAAATTCTTCGATAACTTTTTGTGTCGCTTCTGTTTTCGGATCCCAAAAGCTCATTTTAACTTCCTACCGCAGCAGAAGCCCTATATATTTTGTTAGCGGAACACCTGATTCTTGGTAGCTTCTGCTTTTCAGAGTAGAGAAGCAATTTGAGAAGAGAAAGCCAAAAACCAAGCACATAGTTGAAGTCGATTCTTTTTAACACGATTCCCAGTAACGTTATTTCGCGAAAAAATTACAGGTTACGAGGCTCGTTAAGGAGGGGACACGCAAAGTGACCTTAGCTATCGGAGACGGTGCGAATGACGTGGGCATGCTTCAAGAAGCCGACATAGGGATCGGCATCAGCGGCGCCGAAGGAATGCAGGTCGGTATTTATTTTGCTGTACTGTTTCAGATATAAGTTTTAGATATTTGTGTTCATCTTTCATGCTAATTTATTCGGACGAAAATTATCCGTTGAGGAAGTAGCGAGAAAACGAAAAGAGCTAATaacatttgaatttgaattatggattcaaaatttaattctgaTTTCTTAAGTCCATCCTtagaattattttgatttagttctaaatttaaaatttgaattatatattaaaattttaagctcaaattgTGGTTCAgattaggattcaaattttggttacgaatttgaatttagcaaatttaaattttaattaaaaaataaaaatttttaatttcaatctgAGAATGATTCtcattctgattctgattcctCTTATTTGAGCCAAACAAATTAGGAGTTTTCGATTCCAGTTCAACTGAGAATTTATAGCCGATTTATATAATAGCTGCGACATATTGATTGCgtctttcatttttatattcctaattcatttttctttctttaaatcTTTGTGCTTAATCTCAGGCTGTAATGTCGAGCGACGTAGCCATCGCTCAATTCCGGTTTCTCGAGAGGTTGCTGCTCGTGCACGGGCATTGGTGCTACCGAAGGATCTCGTCGATGGTACGGGCTCGCTTTtcaatagaaatataaaaaccaAATCGCAGAAACCTCCTTAAACTATCGAGAAACTATATATCACTCCTTTAAACAACAATACTTCCATAGCAATCTAAATTGAGCATTGTttgtgttccttttttttttttgtgcagaTATGTTACTTCTTCTACAAGAACATCACGTTCGGGTTCACCCTCTTCTTTTACGAGGCGTATACGTCGTTCTCGGGAGAACCCGCGTACAACGATTGGTTCCTGTCGCTCTACAACGTCTTGTTCACGTCCCTTCCAGTGATCGCGTTGGGTGTGTTCGACCAGGACGTCTCCGCTCGCTATTGCCTAAAGGTGCTTAAACCAATCTCTCACTCTATAATCCTAAAAAACTCCGTGCtttcaaattgttttcgatgatgggactctTGCTTTGACAGTCGGTTTCGTTAtgcttgatctagaatattttaagtatgcagaaaataaattttgtgatttttcgatatcatttacctattgaTTGAAAGGACtaaaaatcaacagctgaaaacaaaaatctcacaaaagtggtgttatagtataaaaaaaattctatcaaaattttacttggtTTGGGATATTTTtaaaccgttaaacttgcaGAATTATTGATCCCGAGActcttcgatcactagataaatgatattaaaaagaTTGCAAATTTTGCTTTtcaagtacttcaaatactcttagATTAAATCTAAgagagtcgatcgtcgattctaaaattcataaacaTTTGTGAATGAACTGACGGGAAGCGAAAGCACACGAAACGGAAAAGAAAATCATGTAGATTTAACTGTTCATATGCAGATCCTGTAATTTGATCTTTGCTTttatgaattatatatatatatgtatcaccGAAGCCGCGACCGTAACTGTTTGTTTGTTCTGCTTCTGCTGACGCTCTTTTCCGCAGTTCCCGATGCTGTACCAAGAAGGCGTGCAGAACGTGCTGTTCAGCTGGACGCGGATCCTGGGGTGGATGCTGAACGGATTGGCGAGCGCggccatcatcttcttcttctgcacCCACATCTTCCAGCACCAGGCGTTCCGGATCGGCGGCGAGGTCGCGGACTTCAACGTGCTCGGGGCCGCCATGTACACGTGCGTCGTGTGGGTCGTCAACTGCCAGATGGCGCTGTCGGTCTCCTACTTCACCCTCATCCAGCACGTCTTCATCTGGGGCGGCATCGCGCTGTGGTACCTCTTCCTCGTCGTGTACGGCGCCATCTCGCCCGACTACTCGACCACGGCCTACATGGTCTTCGTCGAGGAGCTGGCCCCCGCGCCGTCGTACTGGATCGTCACCCTGTTCGTCGTGGTCGCGACCCTCGTCCCGTACTTCAGCTACGCGGCAGTCCAGATGCGGTTCTTCCCGATGTACCACAACATGATCCAGTGGATTCGGCACGAGGGCCGCGCTGACGACCCCGAGTACTGCCAGATCGTCCGGCAGCGGTCGGTCCGCCCGACCACCGTCGGGCTGTCCGCAAGGCTCGACATGACAGTCAGCGAGCTGGCGCGGAAAGCCCACGACGTGGCGCACGACGTGGTTCACGTGGCGCACGACGCGGTTCACGCGCTGTGACGCCGTTCTGTACAGTCGACAGACACACGATAATGACGGTCAGAGATCGACGGCGCGCTGTGATGCCGTTCTGTACAGTCGACAGACACACAATAATGACAGGTAGAGATCGATCGGTCGGTAGCAGCAGGAACGAAGAGATCGAGGGGTGCGCTCGCGCGCGCACTCAGCTTTTTTTTCGTGGATTACacttccatttttttcttttttggttcttAGATGGTAGATAAAAGTTTCTGTAAATGGTTGCCTTTTTATTTAGGGGGGGATGAGTTTATACAGGAGGAATGTAAATTTTTGGTTCATGGCCCTTTTGTGGGTCATTGTTATTCATTTTGCACACATATAGTTCTTAATAAAAGcttatttttagaaaatctttttaatcttcttcttcttcccttttaaaaaaaaaaaaaaaattgtttcttGTGGATATTTGCAGAGTGCTCCCTCTATTTTGCCTTTATTTCAACCACCTCATTCATTGTGGAAACTATTTCATTGAgaggagaataaaaaaaaatgcacaatGAACTAGATGAGGAGAAGGGTGTGAGTGAGTGTTAGGTTAGTGATATCAAATTCATTTATTAGCCTAATTGGTTTTGTTTTGGGTTTGGTTCAACAACTCATGTAATGGGCTAGTTAGTATTTGGTTTGGTCTTTAGTTGACCCATTTGGTATATTGGGCCAAGTGGAGTTAAGAGAGAACTCTTTGGTTTAGAGAGAGGGTGTTCTCATTTTTGCTCTCTAGATTTTCCCTTTTCTTGTAATAGAGAAGAGAGGTGTAAAGAGGGTTGGAGAAGGAGCTCTCTTGTTCTTCTTGCTTGATTCAAAGACTTCCAAGGTAGATTGGAGGAATTCTAAGAGGTATTCCGAAGCGGGATTCGCGGAATCGGAAGGTGCTTCAAAGAAGGTGTAGTAAGAAGGAATTTCCATTGGAAGGTTGTAAGCCCATTGTGATAGAGTGGTAATCTCTAACCAAATCTTGTAATCTCCTCATTTGATAGTGGATTTGATCTCTCCGTGCCCGTGGATGTAGCCCGGTTTGggtgaaccacgtaaatcttgtgtTGTTGTTGTGCTTGTGTTtggatttttctctttcaaattCGTTTACTCCAATCTTGCATGTCTTGGTTGTGGATAATTTagatacatcacatttgcttaCTAGTGTGATTAGTATCTTGATAGTGAGGGTTCCGTCATTAGCTCACTACAGTGAGAAGTGTTAagttataaaagatattttgtgtttggtttgatattttcttattttgttcGGTGTATCCGAACATCCAAACACAACGTATTCGTGAGCCCGGTTGAATCGTCCTTTTTATGTACTTAGAAATTTGGCGATCGGATTGAAAGAATGATTGGAAGATTTGATAAATTCATACAGGCAGATGTTTAGATgatgaaaataataaagtgTTTTGAGACTTATCTAATGCTAGTAGGCAAAGCAGAATTGGTCTCTCTATTTTTCAGCAGAAGCACGGAGAATAAGTTATAATCAAAACATGACATTGCgcataaaaattaataaaataaaatatattcttttttatcgtacctttttttttatcgcAAATAACACAATCTCCGAATAGAGCCTTAAATAAAACTTGAAGACCCAATTAACAACCTCTTTTTTGTTAACCTTATTCATAGGCTATGAGTGGCCCAATAAAAGCCCAGTACATAATAAAACTATTTCCTTAAACCagttgcaccacgtcatcagtGAACAGCTTTAGATATCAATGGACCAGTCCGGTGCACGGATGATttggtgcacctggtgcacggtttatttaaaagtatttggGCCGTGTTCTCGGCTTCTTCCCCAATCGTCTCCGCCCCCATTTCGATCGATCCCCTCCCCGTCCACGTTCGGAGAACGCGAGAGCTCGCTAGGGTTCCCATCAATGGCGCTCTACGGTCGCCTCCGATCCGGTCTCCCCCTCTTCCGCAGGCTCCTCAGGCCCGAATCCATTGTCCCCCTCCGCTCCCTCGCCGATCCCGGCCTCGGAAACCCTAATCTCCCGATCTCTGAGGTGAATCCGATTCTTTTGCTGTGGATCACAATCGCCTTTCTGCTTTGATGCTTCCGCGCCGTTAATGCTCTAGATCGTCGTCATTTTTAGGTTTTTCGGTGAGAAAGTAGTGATCGAACTGAATTCGTAGGGTTGGCGAAGTGGATAGGTTTCTATCTTTTGAGACTTGAATCCAATTCAAGTGTTATAATTACAGTAGCCTTTTGCATTTTGTTGTTTCCGGATCGAAATTGAGTGGATTCGATCTAGTTCTTAATCTCAGCGGCAACTCCGGtgttttatttaagttttttaaattctttttggTGAGAAATTTCTTGAACAAATTTGTAGGGATGATGATGCTGTGATTGCAATAGTGTTTCCTTTCGATGTTTCGGGATCAACAATGGTTGGATTTGATATTTGTTCCTACTATTTGCTGCAGTTTCGGTGTATTTTTAACGAAATGAACATTTTTGCTTTTCGTTTTTCCCTTTAGTGAGAAAGTTGTTGAACTAATTAGTAGGGATGATGAACTCTAGATGTTTCTGTTACAattacttttctcttttaacACTTCTAGATCAGCAATGGTTGGATTAATCTTTGCTACACTGTTGGCGTCTCTTATTGATGAAGTTGGAATCAATCTTTTTCCTACTCAAACTAGATTTGTTGGGATGATGAAGTTGAGAGGTTTTGGTTCTGAGTGCGCTATGTGCAATATTATGCTTATTAtattatggtttctttttttattttggaaaaaactaaTCATTTTAGATTGTTTCTTGGATATGCTTGTTGtgatttgttaattttttatatccatttgTTTTGCAAGATCTGATTTCTCGGGATATTCTTCTTGCAGGGTTCGAGGAACTTTGCTACCCAGACAAAGCCGACTGAAGTGAAAACTAAGGTTAGGGCAGGACTATTTATCTGGacatattttatagtttatgATGGAAAATGGAAGTTTTTGTTATCTTGTCTTAACTTAAGTACTCTCTTCTTAATTTTTGCCCTTGAACCACAGGTTCCATTATCACTCTTTGGTGGATCAGGAAATTATGCTTCTGCCTTGTTCCTTGCAGCCTCAAAAGCAAATATCTTGGACAAGGTCGAGTCTGAGATCCTCGATGTCGTTGAGGCTTCCAAGAGGAGTCCAGTGTTTTCACAATTCATAAAGGACTTATCTGTGCCAAAAGGAACAAGGGTAAAGGctataaatgaaatattttctGAAGCAGGGTTTTCAGATGTCACCAAAAACTTCCTGGGTATGCTCTACTATATGATTGCACATAAATTCCTGTATGGCATAAGGTCTTACCTTGTAGTATATATTGGTGAATTTTGCACCTTCAATGCAAGAAAGGAGAACAACATGAAGTATGTTAACTTAAGCAAGCTTTTGTGTGGATCCTTCAGTCACATATTTGGAGGGTATTTAGATTCGGTGAACCGTATGTATTACTATGCTTTGCATGTGCATCTGCTGTATGATGTTTATGCATTGCGTTGGACTCATGTTACTCATTTAATAGCTTGTCTGGTCATATTTTTGCTTGCTGTAATAGTTATTTCTAGTGTTTTATTGTTCTTCGAAGGATTAAactgaaattttgaaataatacaCTGCCACAACTATATTTACACGATAGGTTAGCCCTGAATATTAGTAAATATATTTACCTATTCATTCTCTAAGGTCAACTTGATCTTGAACTGCTGGGTGTAAAATTTGCTTGGCAACGTGAACTGTCTATTACTAAGAAATTGTTAGTTATCTTAGTTGCATTTCTTGcgtgaaaaatatttacaatagtCAAGGTGCAACAAGAACTGTTGGAGTCTTGAACCTGTAGGTTTACAATTTAACCTCGGCTTCAAGGTTGTCAAGGTGGATTGGTGATCCCTAGGTGGTGGGGTCCTATTACTGTGTTGGTATCTTAGGCGAGGTCATAGCAGTCGGGTAGTTTCATAGTGTAGCGTCTACACATGTAATAACTTCATGATGTTTACatgtccttttttttgttcaataCTACAGTGcgtcttctttttttatttcggTAATAAATAAACCTCTAGTttctgatttcatttttttcctattttgtaAAGCTGTGTTAGCGGATAATGGTAGGCTGAAATATATTGAGCGCATTGCTAAGAGATTTGTTGATTTGACAATGGCACACAGAGGAGAGGTGAAAGTCATCGTCACAAGTGTAATTGTAAGTTGATCTTCATAATCAGTTATATTTGCCTATGTGATGGTTGATTGACGCTCTAAAGAAAATACTATGCCAACAATTGCTATTAGTACTTCAAAGGTAATAAGCATCTATTGCCCTGTAACAACGCAGCTTTTCATAAATGATGAATAATAAAACATGTAGATGCATGTCGAATTCCGATTCTGGCTTTTTGATGACTGCATCTAAGTTTGAGAGAGGATAATTGTTTTCCAGTTGATTTTTCCATAAAAAGAGGAATAAAATTACATCTGTTGTATTAGTCTGTGTAACATCTGTTAACCTGGCTTCTTGTGAAAACTGAAATCACTTGTTCTGAACAACTAATTCATTTTATGTTAGTTGTTTCATTTAGATTGAACTTTGATCTTAATAACAATCCTTTGTTTAAGTCATACTTCAACTAGCTACCTTGGGCAATATGTGAAGATCTCAAAGTAAATTCGTCGAGAATCTAAAAAGTTTATCGCAAGTTTTGTATAATGCCTTTAGAATGCTGAGGTGAATTGATTTAAATTTCCGAGGACTTCTGATTCATCTTCTAGCCTGTTCCCTGGGAACTGAATCAGTTTATTCTATATTGATCTAGCAAAGAACAAAAACTTTTCATGAACTTTTCTGTTCTCAGAATATTTCTCCAAATTTCTCACTATTCTAtgaattttgatgtaaatatcATGGAAAATTATGGATGACATTTGAATTAGTCAACTATTCTAGTATTTTTTACAGTAGTTGTTGCCCATTGAATTTTCCATATGTTTTAAACTTTAGTTAACATGAAATATGAAGAAAGATCGAATTGGCCTATAAGAagtttacattatatatatgggTAAATTACACCTTTGGTCCGCAAACTATGAGATGCTTGAcactttgatcctcaaactttaattcttTGCAATTTCTAGCTTGAGCTTTGTTAATTGTTGCAATCGACTCCCACAATCCAATTTAATTGGTTAAATATTGATGAGTTGCTAATGTGGAAGTGATGCtacatctttttttattttcacatcATTACTTACAACACTGCTACATAATTTTCACattcaataaattaaagtttggagACCAAAGTGTCACGCTCCTCATGTTTGAGAAAGTTTaatttaccatatatatattttggtgctatatatatacagtTAATTAAATCTACCTAGTGGCTATTCCTTTCAGaattctttgaatttttttttttggtgaattttacCTGAATGCAGAACTTGTGACTATATTTCTTACTTATAAGAGATATAACCCTCTATCTACCTATTATTATTGGTTAACATAGGTCAATTAccacttaaatattttaagttttctatgAATAATCAAATGTTGCCCTAAACAAACAGCTATTTACTACGTTTTGCATTTTTGTTCCCAGCCACTTCCCGCAGAAGAGGAAAAAGAGCTTAAGCAAACCTTGCAAGATATTCTTGGACAAGGAAAAACTGTGAAGGTTGAACAGAAGGTAATAAATCACCTATTTCGTTCTCAAGGGGTATGTGTTTTGATctaaaataaattgataatGTTAATGTTATTGTGTTTTCCTCTCCTTTTAACAGATCGATCCAAGCATCCTCGGAGGACTTGTGGTTGAATTCGGGCAAAAGGTCTTCGACATGTCGATAAGGACTAGGGCGAAACAAATGGAGAAGTTATTGAGGGAGCCTCTCCATGTTTGATAGCTTTTATCGAACAACATGTGGGTATGTATTTTCCGCCGCAGCTGCAACTCAACTTCTTTTGGTACtgtaataaaattatcaaaaagcAGGGCTCTCTATCGAGTCGCTGCCTTGCACTAAAGTTATGCTACCTTCTTTTGATTGGCAATCCGATAAATTCAATTTAACCAGATTTGGGGttctaaatttgttattttgaaTGAAATTTGATTGGCTTTTACATTTAGTTATGTTTAGACTCCACAACAACTAGAAAGGATGCTTTTTGGATAGACAAGCATTTCTATGTTCAAGAAACTCGAATCACATGAAATCCGACTTATAATCGATCGATTGATCGATCAACTGTGTACTCTTTTGTGCTTTACACATTTCCTTTTTGGTTTTGGGGGTTGCTTGTGTGGATGTTTTCACTGtgtttctctcttccttttcaTTTAGGGTGtttttggttccacgtaaaactgtagaaaaaaaaaaaattggtggaaaaaatattttacatcatTTAGCGTTTGGTtcataggaaaagaaaaataatttttcataatagttgtgtttttttgaaagaaaaaaaaaaataactatttaatatatttttttattatatatattattaatgtataataattactattctatatatattattattattataatttctatttatagattaagtatatttaaaattataataaacatattacataatataatatataagagagttatatatttaggtatattaataaataattacaaatttataaataaaatactatataatactatctcatactatatatataataaataaataaatatttataaataaaattttatatatatataatgagagggatacagtccacgaggccgaagtggccatgtatgtaaaattatttttcacggaaattttttttataccgaacCAAACAGgtcacaaattatttttctgtcgattttttttttttccacttgcTTTTACATCAAACCAAGCACGCCTTTAATGTTCCCATTTGCTTTGTAGAAGCactgatttttattattttcaaaaacaaTTTAGCTCAAAAATAAATGCGAGTTAATGCTTCGAAGAAGCGCACCCAATAAGTATGCTCATTTATCAAAAAATCAGcttaagaaaaacaaaaaacatagtATATGCAGCAGCAATCACCAGTAAACAAACAATCTAAAATAAGTTACCATTTCTGAAgcatgttattattataaaaaataaagaacaataTTTATATGCCAAGTTTGTAGCACTTCAATTTACTTGAAaatgacataaaaaaaattccacaaaaACAGGAATCACGAAATTAAAGACCCGTATATAatcctctgttttttttttcttttctcttgacAAAGACAAAGACCAATAACACAAAAGGCGCGAAAAACAAATACAAGCATGTTCAAAATTCTCTTCGACTCGCTGCCAGGCTAGATTGGCTGTAATCCGAGCTGAACTCCTGGCTACCGAACGCAATCCGCTGAAACATTCTGATGTCAGCCGTGTTCGCGACGTTGAACATCTCGCTCTTCCCGGGCTGAACGCCGTTGTTTATATCGACTTCGACTAAGCTGTCGAGAACCCTCACCACCTTACaagagccaaaaaaaagaaaaaaagaaaaaaaaaaaagagaaattgagaaaaaGCGCGAAATTAATTCCACACAAGAAGAAAAGTTCCTATCTGACGAAATGAGATACTGAAGTGCTATTACTTGGCTCATTTTGGGCCTCCTCGAAGCCGAATGGCGAATGCACGCCGCGGCCGCTTCGATCATGCGGAACATCTcgacttcgttgtagttctttTGAAGCCTCGGGTCGACTAACTCTTCGAATTTTCCGCTCTCGAGTGCTTCGTTCAGTAGCGGCCTTGCCTGAAAAGATATCAAATAATCGCTAAATCATCAACTTGTTTCGAACCGAAATTTGtcgtatatacatatatagcaaAAAAGATACAGTTTTGAGTTCTTCATAGAATGCGCAAACACAAATTACACAAACAATTCAACCATAGTGCCACTAaggttataaaataaaatactatgcGAGTACTAAACTATGTTAGATACTTTAGGATGTAAACATATGGAAACTTCAAAATGTTCCATATTCAAAGTGATTATTTAATAAGCAATAGAAGCATGTATCAATTTTCTCCGATTCTCGCCCATTGTAAATATGTTAACCAGGGAAACTAGATGGAAAAGAAACAAATGCAAAAATGTCATAGAATCAAATTTAGGGTGTGGCGGTGAAGCTGGCCGTAAAAAGAATATGGTTTGAAATACCAACAAAGAGGAAAAATGACAAGAAAAAGAAGTTTAAATGATAGaaagttaaaatttgtaattattttccATGACTGTATATAGAGTTCATGTTTACATTTGTTAGACCAACTAGCTCCACTAGCACATTACTGCAGTTTCCTCACCACACTAGGgtgaaaaatatatagtaaaaatatacagaacttacctgaactatggaccattttgaatcgactacccaaccttttaaaattttgattttactactcaATTTGCGTTAGGCAATGgtaatttgactttaaaatttaagttaattacttactttaatcagtttatagttgcgagaattgcatgaagcatactaattaaatctgtaaggataaacgacgcattcaaattttgaaatcaaagtgcTGTAAATGACTGACTCggatcaaacaaattaaaaagttgagtactaaaatcaaaattttgataggttgggtagccaattcaaaataatccattagtttagataaattctgCACGATTTTACCTCAACATATTTGCAAAGTTCCCTCTTATTTCAAGCATGCAAGCTAATTTTAGCAACTGAAACAAAATTTCAGATAAGaggaaaagaatatatatagagaggaacAAAAATAACTATTAGAGCTTACCCACTCAACAAGGCTCTCATCACCCAAAGGACGGGATGCGTCAACGGGTTTCCGTCCAGTAATAAGCTCTAAGAGCACAACTCCGAAAGAAAATACA
This DNA window, taken from Ananas comosus cultivar F153 linkage group 5, ASM154086v1, whole genome shotgun sequence, encodes the following:
- the LOC109710439 gene encoding ATP synthase subunit O, mitochondrial, which codes for MALYGRLRSGLPLFRRLLRPESIVPLRSLADPGLGNPNLPISEGSRNFATQTKPTEVKTKVPLSLFGGSGNYASALFLAASKANILDKVESEILDVVEASKRSPVFSQFIKDLSVPKGTRVKAINEIFSEAGFSDVTKNFLAVLADNGRLKYIERIAKRFVDLTMAHRGEVKVIVTSVIPLPAEEEKELKQTLQDILGQGKTVKVEQKIDPSILGGLVVEFGQKVFDMSIRTRAKQMEKLLREPLHV